One genomic window of Mercenaria mercenaria strain notata chromosome 2, MADL_Memer_1, whole genome shotgun sequence includes the following:
- the LOC123562173 gene encoding UDP-galactopyranose mutase-like produces the protein MAVIKSTNRITFVSVGVSILLATLFVLQIELNRNYFLPLTIHVKQDQHFDICIVGAGLSGTVVAERYAATTNKSILVLEKCSHVGGNYYDFIDKETKIRVSKYGAHLFHTKYKHVWEYVQHFSEWVPYEHKVLALVKGKYVPIPVNIDTVNSLFNLNIKSVKEMNSWLKNEQVHYNRSPLNSEEMALSRVGLKLYELLFKPYTVKQWNKTPAELGPSVLARIPVRNNSDDRYFSDRFQALPKDGYTELVNNMLNSPQITIRLNMDYFDVRRSIKCGKTYFTGPIDRYYAKKGLVALEYRSLSFERRVIKNVNYFQPASVVNHPNPEDNFTRIVEYK, from the coding sequence ATGGCAGTGATTAAAAGTACAAATAGAATAACATTTGTGTCAGTAGGTGTATCAATATTATTAGCAACATTGTTCGTACTTCAGATTGAACTGAATAGGAACTATTTTTTGCCTTTGACGATACATGTAAAGCAAGATCAACATTTTGATATATGTATTGTCGGAGCTGGCTTGTCAGGGACAGTAGTGGCGGAAAGATATGCTGCAACAACGAATAAATCTATACTTGTATTGGAAAAATGCAGTCATGTTGGTGGAAATTATTATGACTTTATTGATAAAGAAACTAAAATTCGTGTTTCTAAATATGGTGCGCACctttttcatacaaaatacaaacatgtTTGGGAATATGTGCAACACTTCAGCGAATGGGTTCCGTACGAACATAAAGTTCTAGCTCTGGTTAAAGGAAAATATGTTCCAATCCCAGTAAATATTGATACTGTCAATTCATTATTTAATCTTAATATCAAATCAGTTAAAGAGATGAATTCATGGTTAAAAAATGAACAGGTACATTATAATCGTTCACCATTGAATTCAGAGGAAATGGCATTGTCTCGTGTAGGATTAAAATTGTACGAGCTTTTGTTTAAACCATACACTGTCAAGCAGTGGAACAAAACTCCTGCTGAATTAGGACCTTCGGTTTTGGCGCGTATTCCAGTTAGAAACAACAGTGACGATCGGTACTTTTCGGATAGATTCCAGGCATTGCCGAAAGACGGTTATACAGAACTCGTCAACAACATGTTAAATTCACCTCAGATAACTATACGATTAAATATGGACTATTTTGATGTCCGAAGAAGCATCAAATgtggaaaaacatattttactggACCAATTGACAGATATTACGCAAAAAAGGGTTTGGTCGCCCTGGAGTATCGATCATTATCATTTGAACGTAGAGTTATAAAAAATGTTAACTATTTCCAACCAGCAAGTGTTGTGAACCATCCTAATCCTGAAGATAATTTTACTCGAATTGTTGAATACAAATGA
- the LOC128548482 gene encoding lactosylceramide 1,3-N-acetyl-beta-D-glucosaminyltransferase-like codes for MIKAMGRFLRRYYVSAKMKIRLNSKIIQFCILCVLIAHVVVMIIFTDNCQWMEKGYVEKYIKNNMAYDSPKEAMSNLSQNTNSTAHISRRKLDEIFKVKMKPNLMNLLNPSNPKFALTVNSSYLLENKNRCSSVSSLTILIMVLSAPNNFDRRKVIRETWANGSFYSSYGTARVVFLLGIINDSEVQRNIEKEFSLHRDIVQGSFIDSYHNLSHKSVMGYKWVTERCRNAKYVIKTDDDAVINMFRILEYDIHTLSIDLYHVHCVREIYSPIHRDKSH; via the coding sequence ATGATTAAGGCAATGGGAAGATTTCTGAGACGCTATTACGTGTCGGCTAAAATGAAAATTAGGTTAAATTCAAAGATAATACAATTTTGCATTTTGTGCGTGTTAATTGCACATGTCGTCGTCATGATAATTTTCACAGATAATTGCCAGTGGATGGAAAAGGGATACGtagaaaaatatatcaaaaacaacaTGGCATATGATTCACCTAAAGAAGCGATGTCGAACCTTTCACAAAACACCAATTCAACAGCGCACATATCTCGGCGTAAATTGGATGAGATTTTCAAAGTGAAAATGAAACCAAATCTAATGAATCTTCTAAACCCATCAAATCCAAAATTTGCACTGACGGTAAATTCATCATATCTTCTCGAAAACAAAAACCGATGCTCATCTGTTTCAAGTTTAACAATTCTCATAATGGTCCTATCAGCACCAAACAACTTTGATAGGAGAAAAGTCATCAGAGAAACGTGGGCAAATGGAAGCTTCTATTCTTCCTATGGAACAGCAAGGGTTGTGTTTCTTCTTGGGATTATCAATGATTCTGAAGTCCAACGTAACATTGAGAAAGAGTTTAGCCTCCATAGAGATATTGTACAAGGATCATTCATAGATTCTTATCATAACTTGTCCCATAAATCTGTTATGGGTTACAAATGGGTTACTGAACGATGTAGAAATGCTAAATATGTTATCAAAACAGATGACGATGCAGTAATCAATATGTTTCGAATCTTAGAATACGATATTCACACTCTGTCCATTGACCTGTACCATGTACACTGCGTACGTGAAATCTACAGTCCAATTCACAGAGATAAAAGTCATTGA